Proteins from a genomic interval of Haloplasma contractile SSD-17B:
- a CDS encoding DUF975 family protein yields the protein MSKKRKEIKQEALSLLKGKWVEYVSVAILGWIIMYFAMLFGLLLFIIPGLIVASLSTFIYSHLALTVVDDRKPSVDDLFVFKGKVGRIFGTYMLFTLIIILGMIPYMSGIILIDLGYTNLGLLIALLIIVGLLLMIYLALRYGYTFYILRDTDLSAIEALKKSAHLTKGNKWRIIIFQFSFIGWWLLSLLTLNLLYIWLGPYMHVSYANLYRAIATEKGLELKLPDYELEEDLSKLENY from the coding sequence GTGAGTAAAAAAAGAAAAGAAATTAAACAAGAAGCATTAAGTCTTTTAAAAGGGAAATGGGTTGAATACGTTTCGGTTGCTATTCTGGGTTGGATTATTATGTATTTTGCTATGTTATTTGGTTTACTTCTATTTATAATACCAGGATTAATTGTAGCCTCATTAAGTACATTTATTTATAGCCATTTAGCATTAACGGTAGTAGACGATCGAAAACCTAGTGTTGATGACTTGTTTGTATTTAAAGGGAAAGTTGGACGCATTTTTGGAACATATATGCTATTCACACTGATTATCATTTTAGGTATGATTCCTTATATGAGTGGAATCATCTTAATTGATTTGGGGTACACTAACTTAGGATTATTAATAGCACTATTAATCATTGTAGGACTTTTATTAATGATATATTTAGCATTACGATATGGCTATACTTTTTATATCTTACGTGATACAGATTTAAGTGCCATAGAAGCTTTAAAGAAATCAGCTCACTTAACAAAAGGTAACAAATGGCGAATCATAATCTTTCAATTTTCTTTTATTGGATGGTGGCTATTATCTCTACTAACATTAAATCTTTTATACATTTGGTTAGGACCTTATATGCACGTATCCTATGCCAATTTATATCGGGCAATTGCAACTGAAAAAGGATTAGAGTTAAAATTACCTGACTATGAACTAGAAGAAGACCTGAGTAAATTAGAAAATTATTAA
- the rpsT gene encoding 30S ribosomal protein S20: MPNIKSQEKRAKTNEKRRLQNAAFKSQMRTVIKAVETAVQNNDVETAKSSYRNACKFLDKSVSKGINHKNYAANQKSRLAKLVNSVA, translated from the coding sequence ATGCCAAACATAAAATCACAAGAAAAACGTGCAAAAACTAACGAGAAACGTCGTCTTCAAAATGCAGCGTTTAAATCTCAAATGCGTACTGTAATTAAAGCTGTAGAAACTGCAGTTCAAAATAATGACGTAGAGACTGCAAAGTCTTCGTATAGAAATGCATGTAAATTCTTAGATAAATCAGTAAGCAAAGGTATCAACCATAAAAATTATGCTGCTAACCAAAAATCTCGTTTAGCTAAATTAGTAAACTCAGTAGCATAA
- the gpr gene encoding GPR endopeptidase has translation MDKIKVRTDLIIESLEASGDTIHMNELQHTEELVHGMKINQVIINDEHGREIGKRAGTYVTIDTSAVNDHDHEQLLKIQKQIAIEIDKLLTKNQITEDSVGMIVGLGNDNVTPDSLGPNVIEQVFVTKHLFELHPESIDPKGFRPVCAMAPGVMGMTGIETAEIIDSVIDRIKPDFVIVVDALAAKSIKRVNTTIQLSDAGINPGSGVGNKRKELSKATLDIPVVTIGIPTVVDAVTITSETIDMIIKHIGHSLKNNRPSNRLVTSATPNKVDFSEQDVPDENVVRDLFGNIGLMSVEEKERLIFEVLTPQGLNMMVTPKEVDTNIVDLSHIVARGINLALHKNIN, from the coding sequence ATGGACAAGATAAAAGTAAGAACAGATTTGATTATAGAAAGCCTTGAAGCATCAGGTGATACCATTCATATGAACGAGTTACAGCACACAGAAGAGCTGGTTCATGGAATGAAAATAAATCAAGTTATTATTAATGATGAACATGGAAGAGAAATAGGAAAACGAGCAGGAACATATGTAACGATTGATACATCAGCTGTTAATGACCATGATCATGAACAATTATTAAAAATACAAAAACAAATTGCAATAGAAATTGACAAACTCCTTACTAAAAATCAAATTACTGAGGATTCAGTCGGAATGATCGTCGGATTAGGAAATGATAACGTTACACCTGATTCTTTAGGACCAAATGTGATTGAACAGGTTTTTGTTACAAAGCACTTATTTGAACTACACCCTGAATCAATTGATCCTAAAGGGTTTAGACCAGTTTGTGCTATGGCACCAGGTGTAATGGGAATGACAGGTATTGAAACAGCAGAAATCATTGACTCTGTAATTGACCGTATAAAACCTGATTTTGTTATTGTGGTCGATGCCTTGGCTGCAAAATCAATCAAACGCGTTAATACAACGATTCAATTATCGGATGCAGGAATTAATCCCGGTAGTGGTGTAGGAAATAAGCGTAAGGAATTAAGTAAGGCAACTTTAGATATTCCTGTTGTGACAATTGGTATACCTACTGTAGTAGATGCAGTGACGATTACATCTGAGACGATTGATATGATTATCAAACATATTGGGCATAGTTTGAAGAACAATCGTCCTAGTAATCGACTTGTTACGTCAGCTACTCCAAATAAGGTTGATTTTTCAGAACAAGATGTACCAGATGAAAATGTGGTAAGAGATCTGTTTGGAAATATCGGATTAATGTCAGTTGAAGAAAAAGAACGATTAATTTTTGAAGTTTTAACACCACAAGGGCTAAATATGATGGTTACCCCAAAAGAAGTCGACACAAATATCGTAGACCTAAGTCATATCGTAGCAAGAGGTATAAACTTAGCTCTACATAAAAATATTAACTAG